The Primulina tabacum isolate GXHZ01 chromosome 1, ASM2559414v2, whole genome shotgun sequence genome contains the following window.
TTCTTGATGTATTTTTTGGGCTTTTCTTACTCTCACCTGTTTCTGTACGTGTACAAATACTGAAACAACTCCCAATCTATTACCCCCCGCCCCGCCTCTCTCTCTCTGTTCTAGAGAGAGAAAAGAGCGGGACttgaaaaatttattgtatacaGGGTCTGAAAAAGATAGGCATCTCAGCAATAATCCATCGCCTAACTTCTTACCCTAAAAAACCCAGCTGAAATCTATAGCCCTTTTGCCTTGATTTACGTGCTTTGAGTTTTTAACTTGGTATCTAGTCTCTTGATATAGCGTGCTTTGAATTTGTGTGTATAAAATGATTGTGAGTTTTGTTATGGTCTGAATGTAGAGAGACAATGGGTTGATTTAGAACGAAGTTTATGGGTCTGGTATCGATTGAAGCCAAGAAACTATTGCAAACGTCTCGAAATTTGATTCGTTCttcattttgaatttgaatattATAGAGAGGCGGTGTGGGTTTTTGTTCATTGAGATTCTTCTGATTTTTTTGAACAGTTATCTGCGTTTTGTGTTTTAGGCCGCTGTCTCTGGTGACTGGTGAAGGACACGAAGTCGACGTAGTAGTGTGGCTTTGATTTAAGAATCCGTTTGGCTTTATTTTTTCGTCTGTGGTGTTGAGTTTTTGTAATGCATAGAACGGATTGTTGAGGATAAATAAAGGGGAATACAGGGTTCAAGAGTTGGTTTTTATCGGTTTGTCAAATGGTGGTTGAGTCGGATTTGAAGGTGTTCTTATCAGGTATCCCAGATAAAACCAAGAAAGATGTAGAATTGGAGAAGCTAAAAAACAATACATTGAAACTCGGTGACGAGGATCAGGATATTGTGGAACCGAACcgaaattttaagatttttaataaTAAGTGTACTAATGAGATTGCAGGTAATgtggatgtttatgaaaagcCAAGTAATATTAAAGATGACAATGGCGAAAATGATCAGGTGTCAGATGAGGACTCGGCTACGAGGAAGAGGAAACGTGAGTGCTACTTAGGCATACTGAATTGGCTCGTAAACATTGCTAAAAATCCTTGCGACCCTGCGATTGGATCAATACCTGAGATGCAGAAGTGGAAGCACTATGGGAGTGAGCAGATGTGGAAGAAGATCCTCTTGGTTCGTGAAAAAATGCTTTTGAAAAGAAATACAGATGAAACTTCTCAAAATTCGATTTGGCAGgtgaaaatcaaatatttctcaTTTGTGTTTGAACATTAAAAACCATACCATCTTCAGTTGTTAATAAGTTTCCATCATTTTGCTACTGGATCAGATTTTTTGGCTTCTATTTGGAGGGAATATCATGTTGCACATGGCTCTTAATCTTGCATTGTTGACTATTCAATAGGTCAAGAAAATGTAATCTAGCATTGCTGACTGTTTAATTGGtcaagaaaaatgctaaattgCTAATCAAATGGCCGTGGTCTGATAATAGTAGGGATAGTGGTTTTTGTAAGTTCATGGTACGAACACATAATTTGAAGTCCCAATTCTTCCACAAGCAGaagaaaaaatgatatttatatttagCGATCTCATATGTTGCATTTAGATCGATGAATTTGAAGTCAATTATATCAAGTCCGTAATAACAAAATTTGACAATGGATTCTAAATCCTTGACAagttattttttgaaatattgtagTCGATTTCAAATCCATCTCAATATGGAAGCATTTTAAATCAATTATTCAAATACTCcatcaaatcaaaatcttcaTATAGATGAAGGAATTTGttcatatttcaaatttatttgattgtttctattaatttataaatttgctagatttcaaattcatcaaaGTTGGATGTAATGGCAACTGAGATGAGTGTCATCAAGAATCAATTGTTCAATTCATTCCTCAAATCAATTTCCCATCCAAACGCAACTTTAATGCCTGCAGCAGAACAGAAAATCACCTGTCCACCTAGATTAGTCTTTCACATTAATAGTCCACTCTACCCGTCTTTCTTGGTTAATGTTAGTTGGATATTATCTTGTTATTGAATATTCAAACATCCTTGAATGATACATTTTCTTTGCTTGGCAGAAGAAGCAAAAGATGCATCCAAGCATGTATGAAGATCAGTCTGTTTCTGAAAGGTTAAGATTCAGCCAGAGGCTCCTTGTCGCAAAAGATTCTTCTAGAAAAACGAAAGGACAGTTGTGTTCAGAATCATCCTCCTCAGGTAGTCAAAGCGACAAGTGTTCTTCTGATAAGCAGTCTGATTCAACAGCAGATTCAATTGGATTTGGAGGCAATCATACTCGAAAGAAACACATTCCTACAGGCCCAAATTTTCAAGTAGACGTACCAAAGTGTATTGAGGCAGCTTATGATAGTGATTCTAAATGGTTAGGCACCCGAATTTGGCCACTTTACAAAGGAGAACATAACAAATGCTTGATTGAAAGGGATCTTATAGGAAGAGGGAGACAAGAATCATGTGGATGCCAGTTCCCCGGTTCTATTGAATGTGTCAGGTTTCATGTTGGGGAGAAAAGGATGAAGGTAAAACTTGAGTTGGGCTCGGCCTTTTACGAGTGGAAATTCAATTCCATGGGCGAGGAAAACGCGATTTCGTGGACTAAACAA
Protein-coding sequences here:
- the LOC142552942 gene encoding AT-rich interactive domain-containing protein 2-like; this translates as MVVESDLKVFLSGIPDKTKKDVELEKLKNNTLKLGDEDQDIVEPNRNFKIFNNKCTNEIAGNVDVYEKPSNIKDDNGENDQVSDEDSATRKRKRECYLGILNWLVNIAKNPCDPAIGSIPEMQKWKHYGSEQMWKKILLVREKMLLKRNTDETSQNSIWQKKQKMHPSMYEDQSVSERLRFSQRLLVAKDSSRKTKGQLCSESSSSGSQSDKCSSDKQSDSTADSIGFGGNHTRKKHIPTGPNFQVDVPKCIEAAYDSDSKWLGTRIWPLYKGEHNKCLIERDLIGRGRQESCGCQFPGSIECVRFHVGEKRMKVKLELGSAFYEWKFNSMGEENAISWTKQDENKFQDIVNSNRLSSEKYFWDELFKFFPRKGRAALVSYYFNVFLLRRRGQQNRNITSNIHSDDEDSEYGPICNRFGQMATQSPGSIFRSPKKTNMSRS